The genomic window AGGCCGAACTCGCCGTCGAGCAGGCGAAGTCGATCCAGGAAACCACCAAGCAGGTGGCCGAAAAGCTTGCCAAGCCCTCCAAGGACGCCGCCGAAAAGGCCATGGCCTCCTTCAAGAAGGCCTGATCGGTTTTACCATTCAGCGACAAAAGGCTGGACCCCGCGTCCAGCCTTTTTGTATATTGGCGAGGAAATTGGGGCTTGAATTCATCGCCAAGTCCTCGTATGTGACCCCCATCGCGCCCGGCGCGATTTATGCGGTTGTAGCTCAGTTGGTTAGAGCGCAGGTTTGTGGCACCTGAGGTCGGAGGTTCGAGACCCCCCAACCGTACCATTCTTCTAATTGTCCATACCGAAGACATAGGTAACACTTCGTACCTAAGACATAGGTGACAACCGCGTGCCGAACGGGTTGTCGATGGTTTGCAAGCTTCTCTGTTCCAGGTCGATATAACCGAGATCATAGCGCATGAAGCTGACCAGCCAAATGCCGTCGTCGACCTCTTTTATTCCAAGCCTCTGTCCTGCCATGACGATCGAGATGTTGATCTTCTTGCGATGCATGCAGATGCGGCCGCAACTGGTGACGAGTGCATCTCTGTCGTGGAAGGGATAGTCGATCTCCGGCAGACCTGTGTATAAGCGTGTCGAGGCTGAATAGATGTCCGCCGGCGTCCTCATCTCGAGGGCTTCATGTGGCCGCTCTGTATTGAATTCGCTCAGAAAATCGTCGAAACGGGCTTGTTGCTGGAGCATGTTCATTCCCGGTGGTCGGGTAGCTTCCTTCTTGAGCGTCAGATGCATGCGTTCGTGCCGACCGTTCTGCTGCGGATGGCCCGGCTTGATGCGCTCGATGGCGATACCGAGCCTGAGCCACCAGACGGAGAGCTTCGACAGATTGTAGAGGCCGTTCGGACTGGCGAAGGGAACGCCGTTGTCGCTGCGGATTGCGCTCGGCAAACAGCCGGCGAAAGGCCTCGAAGACGGGAAGCTCCTTGTTTGATTCAAGGGCTTCGCACGTCAGAAGGTAGCGCGAAGCCTGATCGGTCACCGTCAGCGGGTAACAATATCGGCCATTGTCCAGCTTGAACTCGCCCTTGAAATCGACACACCACAGATCGTTGGGAGCCAGCGCCTGCGACAGCACAGTCCCTTCCGCCTTGTTGCGATGGCGCTTGCGGGCATGGGCGACCAGCCCGTAGCGATCGAGAATGGCGTGCACCGTACTTGTCGAAGGGATGCGCACGTCGCCGGCGAGTTTGCGGATCAGAAGCTCTCTGATCTTGCGCGCACCCCGGTGCGGCTTGTCCTTCTTGGACGACACGATCAATGCTTCGACCTGGCCTGGCAACTGGTTGGCATGACGAACCGGACGACGCGACCGATCCGTCAGAGCCTCCAGGCCATCATCCTTGTATCGGTTGAATATCTTGTAGCCGGTCTTGCGCGAAATGCCGAACTCCCGGCGCACATCGCTCATCCCTTCGCCCTCAAGCAGACGGGCAACAAATCGCAGACGTTCCTCCATAACCGAAGTCTCTCCCCACGGCATCAACACCTCCTGCCAAAAGCAAAAAGTGTTACCCATGTCTCCGGTACAAAACGTCACCTATCTCCCAGGTCGGACATAACAGCGGCAACTCGCTCTCAAGCAAACCGTTGTCGCCAACGTCATTTCGGAAGATACCTGCACCGACGCTGCGGTGTTCGGCGAAAAGCGCGAGCTTTCACATGGAATGACACCCGAAGTCGCGCCCCTGACTAGCTTGCAACATATCGAGGGCTATTTGCGCCGCGCCCCGACCGGTACCTACGCCTCCGGTGGCGAAGTTTCGGCGCATCAACCTCAATAACTCGAATAGCTGCAGCGAGATCCGCAATTGCGTGGTATGGGCGATGAAGCTTACGGGCGTTTCGATCGACTTGTCGTGGATTAGCCTTCGGCGAACTCACAGAGCATGCGGTTGTTGACGATGATCAGGAGATCGAAATCCGATCGGTGACCCTTCATGGTGAAGGGTTACCAGCCGCCCCTAGCGTAGGATCCGAACAGGATGATCTTTAGGATCCTGCCTCGCTTCTTGCAATTCTACCGTGCCCTCTTTCAACGCACTGTCCACTGGCGATTTTGCATCACTCTACATCAGTTTTGCCCTCCGTCTCATCCAATTGGCAACCTCCTGTGGGTCATGAAAAGCGTCGGGAATTGGCACAAGGAGCGCTTGTTCCTGCGCAATTTCTCTCGTCGGCAGACCAACAAGCGCGAAAGCGGCTTTCTTGATTATACTATCTTGAATAAATCAGTTAAAGCGCTTATCTTCGCGATCGAATAGGGGCCTGGTGCCAAAACGGCTTGGAGACACGGTCGGGATACGGCGTCAAACTTTCAGCCTGGTCTGCTTCCGTAGCGACAAGTTCGCTGGTGGGGCTTAGTTGAAGAGTTCGGAGATCTCATTTGGCGATCATGTTCGTCAGAGCGCAAGTGATCAGCAGGGGCGCGGGACGCAGTATCATTTCCGCCGCCGCCTATCGTCATCGCACCCGGATGATGGATGAACAGGTCGGCGCCTCCTTCAGCTATCGGGGCGGGGCTACCGACCTGGTGCATGAGGAGTTGGCCCTTCCGGACTGCGTTCCGAATTGGCTTCATGAGGCGATCGACGGCCTTTCCGTTGCTAGTGCGAGCGAAGCGCTGTGGAATGCTGTGGAGGCCTTCGAGACGCTGGGAAACGCGCAGCTTGCCCGCGAGCTGATCATCGCCCTGCCGGAGGAACTGACGCGGGCGGAGAATATTGCACTGGTGCGCGAATACGTTCGGGACAATCTCACAGCGAGGGGCATGGTGGTTGATTGGGTCTACCATGACAAGGACGGCAATCCCCATGCCCATGTAATGACGACGTTGAGGCCACTGGCGGAGGAGGGGTTTGGCCGGAAGCGGGTGACGATCATGGGGGAAGACGGGAAGCCCTTGCGTGTCGTCACGCCCGACAGTCCGAACGGGAGAATTGTCAATAGGGTCTGGGCCGGCGACAGGGAAACGATGAAGGTCTGGAAGATCGCCTGGGCGGAGACAGCCAACCGGCATCTGGCGCTGGCCGGTCACGAGATCAGGCTGGACGGACGCTCCTATGCCGAGCAGGGCCTCGATGGCATCGCGCAGAAGCATGTTGGCCCGGGGAGGGCAGCGCTTTCGGGCAAGGGCAAGGAGCTTTATTTTGCGCCGGCCGATCTTGCCCGTCGGCAGGAGATGGCCGACCGGCTGCTGGCCGAGCCCGCGCTGCTGCTGAAGCAGCTTTCGAACGAACGCTCCACCTTCGACGAGCGCGACATCGCCAAGGCACTGCACCGCTATGTCGATGATCCCGCCGACTTCGGCAATATCCGCGCGCGGCTGATGGCCTCGGACGAACTGGTCATGCTGAAGCCGCAGCAGGCCGATGCAGAAACCGGCAAGGCCGCAGAACCCGCCATCTTCACCACGCGCGAGATCCTTCGCATCGAATATGACATGGTGCAGTCGGCGCAGATCCTCTCGAAGCGTATCGGCTTTGGCGTTTCGGTTCGCCATGTCGAGGCCGCCATTAAGAGCGTCGAGACCGGCGATCCGCAAAAAGCCCTTAAGCTCGATGCGGAACAGGTCGATGCCATCCGTCATGTCACAGGTGAGAGTGGCATTGCCGCCGTCGTCGGTCTCGCCGGCGCCGGCAAGTCGACCCTGCTTGCCGCGGCACGGGTGGCATGGGAAAGCGAGGGCCGGCGGGTGATCGGCGCAGCCCTTTCCGGGAAAGCGGCCGAGGGGCTGGAAGACAGTTCCGGCATTAGGTCTCGCACGCTGGCGTCCTTGGAACTGGCATGGGCCGGCGGGCGCGACCTGCTCGAACGTGGCAACGTCCTTGTCGTCGACGAAGCCGGTATGGTGTCGTCGCAACAGATGGCGCGCGTGCTGAAGGTCGCCGAAGACGCTGGTGCAAAAGTCGTCCTCGTCGGCGACGCTATGCAACTGCAGCCGATCCAGGCGGGCGCTGCGTTTCGGGCGATCAGCGAACGGATCGGGTTTGCCGAGCTATCCGGCGTGCGCCGCCAGCGTGCAACGTGGGCACGGGAAGCTTCGCGGCTCTTTGCGCGCGGCGAGACCGGCAAAGGCCTCGACGCCTATGCCCAGCAGGGTCATCTGGTCGAGGCAGAGACACGGGAGGACATTATCGGGCGGATTGTCGGCGACTGGACTGCGGCGCGCCGGCAGGCGATCCAGGACTCGGTTGCGGCAGGCAATGATGGCCGTCTTCGCGGTGACGAGCTTCTCGTGCTCGCCCACACCAACGATGACGTGAAGCGTCTCAATGAATCCCTGCGCAAGGTGATGATGGACGCGGGCGCGCTGACCGACGCCCGGAAATTCCAGACGGCCCGTGGACCGCGTGAATTTGCTGCCGGCGACCGCATCATCTTTCTGGAAAACGCCCGGTTCCTCGAGCCGCGCGCCAGGCATTTGGGCCCACAATATGTCAAGAACGGCATGCTCGGCACGGTGATCTCCACCGGTGACAAGCGCGGCGATCCATTGCTTTCGGTGCGCCTGAACGATGGCCGCGACGTCGTCATCAGCGAGGCGAGCTATGGCAATGTCGATCACGGCTATGCCGCGACGATCCATAAGTCGCAAGGCGTCACCGTCGATCGTACTTTCGTGCTGGCGACCGGCATGATGGACCAGCACCTGACCTATGTGTCGATGACCCGGCATCGCGACCGGGCCGATCTCTATGCCGCAAGGGAAGACTTTGAAGCGAGGCCGGAATGGGAGCGCAAGCCGCATGTCGATCATGCTGCCGGCGTCACCGGCGAGCTTGTGGAAACAGGAGAAGCCAAGTTCCGGCCGAATGATGAGGATGCCGACGATAGCCCTTATGCCGACGTGAAGACCGACGACGGAAGCGTCCATCGTCTCTGGGGCGTGAGCCTGCCGAAGGCGCTCGATGAGGGTGGCGTTTCCGCGGGCGACACGGTGACCCTGCGCAAGGACGGCGTGGAGCGGGTGAAGGTCCAGATTCCCATCGTCGATGGGAAAACCGGGCAGAAGCGCTTCGAGGAAAGAGAAGTCGACCGCAACGTCTGGACGGCCAAGCGGGTCGAGACCGCCGAAGGCCGCCAGCAGCGCCTCGAGCAGGAAAGCCATCGGCCGGAACTGTTCAAACCGCTGGTGGAGCGCCTGTCGCGCTCCGGCGCCAAGACGACGACACTCGATTTTGAGAGCGAGGCCGGGTACCGGGCGCAGGCGCAAGACTTCGCCAGGCGTCGCGGGCTTGATCATCTCGCCCTGGCTGCAGCCGGGATGGAGGAGGGCGTTGGACGGCAGTTGGCGTGGATTGCCGCAAAGAGGGAGCAGGTGGCGAAGCTTTGGGAAAGGGCGAGCGTTGCGCTCGGCTTTGCGATCGAGCGGGAACGACATGTCTCCTACAATGAAGTGCGCAGCGAAACGAAAACGGTCTCGGGCGACGATACCGGCCGCGGGCGATATCTGATCGCGCCCACCACCGTCTTCGCCAGGAGCGTGGAAGAAGATGCGCGACGGGCACAGCTTGCCTCGCCCGCCTGGAAGGAGCGGGAGGCGATCCTGCAGCCGCTTCTCGAAAAGATCTATCGTGACCCGGATGCGGCGCTTGTCGCCCTGAACGCCCTGGCATCGAATATGCGCGTCGAACCCCGCAAGCTTGCCGACGATCTTGCTGCAGCACCTGATCGGCTCGGTCGCCTGCGGGGTTCCGAGCTTATCATCGACGGGCGGGCCGCCCGCGATGAGCGCAACGTCGCGACCGCGGCATTGCCGGAGCTGCTGCCACTCGCCCGCGCCCATGCGACGGAGTTCCGCAGAAACGCCGCGCGGTTCGAAAGCCGCGAGCAACAACGCCGTGCGCATATGTCATTGTCGATCCCGGGGCTTTCCAGAACGGCGCTGAAGCGCCTGGTCGAGATCGAGGCGGTGCGCAGGCAAGGTGGTGACGATGCCTACAAGACCGCCTTCGTGTTTGCCGCGGAGGACCGGGCCGTCGTGCAGGAGATCAAGGCCGTCAGCGAGGCCCTGACGGAACGCTTCGGGTGGCGTGGCTTCAGCTCGAAGGCCGATGCGGTCGCCGAACGCAATATGGCCGAGCGTATGCCGGAAGACCTCGAGAGCAGCAGACGCGAGAAGTTGATCCGGCTGTTCGAGGCCGTGAAGCGCTTCGCCGAGGAGCAGCATCTTGCCGAGCGGCGGGATCGTTCGAAGATCGTTGCCGGCGCCAGTGCCGTTCCCGCAATGGAGTCAGGCAGGGAGAACGTCACCGTGCCACCCATGCTCGCCGCCGTCACCGAGTTCAAGACTTCGGTCGACGACGAGGCAAGATCTCGCGCTCTCGCCGGCCCTCTTTATCGCCAGCAGCGAGCGGCGCTGGCCGCCGTCGCACGAACGATCTGGCGCGATCCGGCCGGCGCTGTCGACAAGATCGAAGAGCTGCTCGTCAAAGGCTTTGCCGCCGACCGTATCGCCGCCGCAGTGACCAATGATCCCGCCGCCTACGGTGCGCTACGCGGCTCCAATCGCCTCGTAGACCGGCTGCTCGCTTCCGGTCGGGAGCGGAAGGAGGCGATGCAGGCCGTGTCCGACGCCGCTGCTCGCCTGCTGCGGTCGCTCGGTTCGGCCTACGTGAATGTACTTGATGCCGAACGCCTGGTTATCGCCGAAGAGCGCCGCCGCATGGCGGTCGCAATTCCCAGTCTGTCGAGGGCTGCGGAAGAGGTCCTGCTGCGGCTGACGGCGGAAGCGAAAACGGATGGACGCAAACGAAATGTCTCTGCGACTCCTCTGGATCCGAGTATTCGCCGAGAGTTCGCCG from Rhizobium sp. Pop5 includes these protein-coding regions:
- the traA gene encoding Ti-type conjugative transfer relaxase TraA, encoding MAIMFVRAQVISRGAGRSIISAAAYRHRTRMMDEQVGASFSYRGGATDLVHEELALPDCVPNWLHEAIDGLSVASASEALWNAVEAFETLGNAQLARELIIALPEELTRAENIALVREYVRDNLTARGMVVDWVYHDKDGNPHAHVMTTLRPLAEEGFGRKRVTIMGEDGKPLRVVTPDSPNGRIVNRVWAGDRETMKVWKIAWAETANRHLALAGHEIRLDGRSYAEQGLDGIAQKHVGPGRAALSGKGKELYFAPADLARRQEMADRLLAEPALLLKQLSNERSTFDERDIAKALHRYVDDPADFGNIRARLMASDELVMLKPQQADAETGKAAEPAIFTTREILRIEYDMVQSAQILSKRIGFGVSVRHVEAAIKSVETGDPQKALKLDAEQVDAIRHVTGESGIAAVVGLAGAGKSTLLAAARVAWESEGRRVIGAALSGKAAEGLEDSSGIRSRTLASLELAWAGGRDLLERGNVLVVDEAGMVSSQQMARVLKVAEDAGAKVVLVGDAMQLQPIQAGAAFRAISERIGFAELSGVRRQRATWAREASRLFARGETGKGLDAYAQQGHLVEAETREDIIGRIVGDWTAARRQAIQDSVAAGNDGRLRGDELLVLAHTNDDVKRLNESLRKVMMDAGALTDARKFQTARGPREFAAGDRIIFLENARFLEPRARHLGPQYVKNGMLGTVISTGDKRGDPLLSVRLNDGRDVVISEASYGNVDHGYAATIHKSQGVTVDRTFVLATGMMDQHLTYVSMTRHRDRADLYAAREDFEARPEWERKPHVDHAAGVTGELVETGEAKFRPNDEDADDSPYADVKTDDGSVHRLWGVSLPKALDEGGVSAGDTVTLRKDGVERVKVQIPIVDGKTGQKRFEEREVDRNVWTAKRVETAEGRQQRLEQESHRPELFKPLVERLSRSGAKTTTLDFESEAGYRAQAQDFARRRGLDHLALAAAGMEEGVGRQLAWIAAKREQVAKLWERASVALGFAIERERHVSYNEVRSETKTVSGDDTGRGRYLIAPTTVFARSVEEDARRAQLASPAWKEREAILQPLLEKIYRDPDAALVALNALASNMRVEPRKLADDLAAAPDRLGRLRGSELIIDGRAARDERNVATAALPELLPLARAHATEFRRNAARFESREQQRRAHMSLSIPGLSRTALKRLVEIEAVRRQGGDDAYKTAFVFAAEDRAVVQEIKAVSEALTERFGWRGFSSKADAVAERNMAERMPEDLESSRREKLIRLFEAVKRFAEEQHLAERRDRSKIVAGASAVPAMESGRENVTVPPMLAAVTEFKTSVDDEARSRALAGPLYRQQRAALAAVARTIWRDPAGAVDKIEELLVKGFAADRIAAAVTNDPAAYGALRGSNRLVDRLLASGRERKEAMQAVSDAAARLLRSLGSAYVNVLDAERLVIAEERRRMAVAIPSLSRAAEEVLLRLTAEAKTDGRKRNVSATPLDPSIRREFADVSKALDQRFGRNAIVRGEKDLINRVPPAHRPAFAAMHEKLKVLQHTDRQENSQELISERHQRAVNRGRVIDL